GGCATGCTCCAGCTGCTCAAGAAACGCAGCACCGAAGCGGGGCACGTGGAAAGCGGGTTTGTCACCGTGGACGGGCGCAAGCACCTGGCCGGAGTGGCCTTCCTGCCGGCCATCGGCTGGTTCGAGATCACCCTGCTGGATCTGAACACCCTGCTGCCCCAGAGCTATCTATGGCCATTGGTGGCGGTGTTTCTGGCCGCCCTGCTGGTCACCCTGGTGGTGTTTCACCTGATTATCCAGTCCCGCATTCTCAAGCCGATCATGGGCCTTGAGCGAGCCGTGGAAAAGGTTCGCGAAGGCAGCTTTGACCTGCCACGGCTGGACAAACCGGACAATGAAATCGGCTGGCTGGCGGATCATTTTGAAAAAATGACACAAACCTTGGGCCAGTCCACCCGGGAGCTGGAAGCCAAGGTGGCCCAACGCACCGAGGAGCTGAATCGCCTCGCCCGCATCGATCCGCTGACGGGCCTGAAGAACCGCCGGGGCCTGGACGAGATCCTGGATGAGGAAATCCAGAGGGCCCAGCGACAGGGCACCGGCTTCGGTATCATCTGGCTGGATATTGACCATTTCAAGAGCGTGAACGATGAGCTGGGACACCAGGCGGGGGACCAGATACTCTGCCGGGTGGCACTCTGGCTGAAGGCGGGCGTGCGGCCCTACGATCATCCGGGACGCTGGGGCGGCGATGAATTCGTGGTGGTGCTGTCCCCCTGTGATCAAGACACGCTGGCTAGTATTGCCCGTCGCATCCACGCGTCTGTGGAACAGGAAAGCCGGAAAACCGGAACGGCGGTCACCGTCAGCATCGGCGGTTATTTCTGCGCACCCGATGACACCATGGACAACATTCTGAGAAACGCCGACCGGGCGCTTTACCGGGCCAAGGCCAACGGTCGCAATCAGGTCTGTATTGATGCTTCCGGAGATGCCAGGGCTGGCGCCGAAAGCTGAGGGTAAGGGCAGGAATGCCGGGGCCAGAGGCCCCGGCGGGTCACCACCTCAGTAGAGGTAAGGTGCCAGAGCCAGCTCCAGGCGAGCCTGGGCGGAATACAGGTTGGCAACCGACATGGCAGGCTGCTTCGGCGGCAGCGCCGTCGGCCAGGCTTGCTGCAGCTCATTAAGCGCCTTTTCGGCATCACGCCAGGCTTCCTTGTTCTGCTTTTTCAGCATCCCCTGGTTGTTCTTCAGGTAATCCTGGGCTGCCAGCACAAAACCTCGACCGTCCTGGTACTCATGCTCGGCCACAAAGCGTCCGTCTTCCAAGGCTTCGTCGTATTCCAGAACCGCCTGCTTGGTCAGCGACAGCACCACCTTCGAGACGCTGGCAGCACTCTGGCCACCCACCGACTTGATGGCTTTTTCGATATCTACCCAGGCCGCCTGGAAGGTCTTGCTGGTGTCCCCCCACTTCTCCACCTGGCCCGCGTTCTCTGCCAGCGTTTTCAGGTGCTTGCCAAGGCTGTCCTGGCCCCGGCTATCCAGGCCGGCGTCGGCCATCGGATACACTTCTGCCCAGGGGTGGGTCAAATGCGGACGGCCCTCGGCCACATTGCCGGCTTTGATCAGCTCTCGAGCCGCCATGAGATGGCCCTGCATCATGTGCAGCATGGCCACGTAGGCGCCGTCGGACTTGACCGCAGATACGGCACTTCCAGCCTCACCGCCTTCTCCACCTTCTCCGCCTTCTCCGCCTTCTCCGCCTTCGCCACCAGCCGCGAAGTAGCTGAACGCGGCACCGGCTTCACCACCATGGGCTTCACCGCCTTCGCCGCCGTGGTGTTCGCCACCTTCACCGCCGTGGGCAGACTTTTCACCACCTTCGCCGCCATGGCTTTCGCCACCTTCACCACCGTGGGCAGACTTTTCACCGCCTTCACCGCCATGGTGTTCGCCGCCCTCACCACCGTGGGCCGATTTTTCACCACCTTCGCCGCCGTGGTTCTCGCCACCCTCACCGCCGTGAGCGGACTTTTCACCACCTTCTCCACCGTGGTGCTCACCACCTTCACCGCCCTCGCCGCCGTGGGCACCGGAGGTCATCATTTCGTCGTGGTGCTCTCCACCGTGCTGGTCTGCCATCGCGCCGGAGCTGGCCAGCAGGGTCGCCATGCCGATGCCGGTCCAGAGTTTCAATTTCTGGTTGTTCATCCTTCTCTCCTGAAAAAGCCCGCCACGCTCTTCCCATGACGGTATTATTGATGGTTCTGACATGGTGGTGCATGATGCTCTAAACCATATAGTGATTGCAAATTATTCCCATTAAGAATTGGAGACCCGATGATTCTCTGCATCAGCGACATCCTGAACCACGAACAACTGACCCGTGTCCGGGCAGCGCTGGACGACGGCCACTTTGAGGACGGTCGCAAAACCGCGGGCTGGCACGCCCGGCTGGTGAAGAACAACGAGCAAATGGCCATGGCCAGTGACACCGCCAGGGCCCTCCGGACGGAGGTGGAGAAAGCACTCACGAGCCACCCGCTATTCCAGATGGCGGTGCGACCGGCGAAAATGACACCTCTGCTGTTCAGCCGCTATCGCGACGGCATGACCTACGGTAACCATGTGGATGATCCGGTGATGGGGCGGGGCGAGGGCCGGCTGCGCACGGACATCTCCTTTACCCTGTTCCTGGACGACACCGACAGCTACGACGGCGGCGAACTGGTGACTGATACCACGGCCGGTGAGCAGTCCTACAAATTGCCTGCCGGGGCGGCGGTGATTTACCCCTCCTCTACCCTGCACCGGGTGCAACCGGTCACTCGAGGCCAGCGCCGCGTAGCCATCGGCTGGATCCAGAGCACCATCCGCGATCCAGCCCAGCGGGAGGTGCTGTTCGACATCGATACCGCCCGCAGGCAGCTGTTCGAGCGGGAGGGCAAGACCGCGGAATTCGACCTGCTGACCAAATCCCTGGCCAACCTGCAGCGTTTCTGGGCTGAAATCTGAAGGCTGACACCGGGTATCTGACGCATGGCGCCATAACCGTTATACTCCGCCCCATCATTCATTTTTGCCAGCCAGGTTTACTTCATGCTCAATGCCGACGCCCTCAGCCAGTTGCGCCAGCTGAAATCCGATATCAAGGAAAACAAGGTGGTTTTCCCCGGCACCGTTAAAGCCACCAACGGGCGCTTCGGATTTGTGGCTCTGGACGAGGGGCGCGACGTGTTCCTGCCGCCTGAGGAAATGCAGAAGGTGTTGCCCGGGGACCGGGTCAATGTCACCGAGCAAGAGGTGGAGAAAGGCAAGACCCAGGGTGTGGTCGACGAACTGCTGGAAACCCGTCTGAACACCTTCGTTGGCCGTTACCTGGTGAAGGGCAAGGGTCACTTTGTGGTGCCGGAAACCCCGGGCATCAATCGCTGGATTTTCATTCCTCCAAAGGAACGGATGAATGCCCAGCAGGACGACTACATCTATTGCCAGATTCACCGGCATCCGATCAAGGACGGCAAGGGCCAGGCGCGAGTGCTGCGGGTGATCGGCAAGGCCGGTGAACCGGGCATCGAGCGCGCCTTTACCCTGGCCACCTTCGATCTCGCCGATTCCTGGCCCGAGCCGGTCCGCAAACAGGCGGACGCCCTGACCGAAAGCGATCTGACCAGCCGGGAAGCCGGCCGCGAAGACCGTACCGACCGTCCTTATGTCACCATCGACAGTCCCGGCACCCAGGACATGGACGACGCCCTGCTGGCCGAACCCAACGCCACAGGCTGGACCCTGTCCATTGCCATCGCGGACCCGACCGCGGTGATCGAACCTGGCAGCCCCGCCGAACAGGAGGCGTTTAACCGTGCCACCGCCATTTACTTTCCCGGCGAGCCCCTGCCGATGCTTCCGGACAGCCTCAGCACCCGGCTATGTTCGCTGATGCCGGAGGTACGGCGCCTGGCACTGGTGTGTGACCTCCAGGTCAACAACGATGGCAGCCTGGGCGACTACCGCTTTCACCAGGCGGTAATCCAGTCCAAGGGCAAGCTGAGTTACGAGCTGGTCTCCAATTTGATCGAGGGCCGTGAGGATGATGAGATCAAGGCCCTGCCGGAGCCGGTGGCCAATAGCCTGGACCAGCTGCACCAGGCTGCCACTGCGCTCCGCAAATGGCGGGCCGAACACGCCCTGCTCAGCGCCGACCGGCCGGAATTCCGACTGCGCCTGGATGAGAACAAGCGCATTCGCCTGATCGAGCCGTCGGTACAGAACGAGGCCCATCGCCTGGTGGAGGAATGCATGGTGGCGGCCAACCGATGTGCCGCCGATTTCCTGACGGGCCAGGCCTCGGGCCTGTTTATCCAGCATCCGGGCCTGCGGGATGACCGTGCCGACAACATCCGGGCGTTACTTGAAGCACACGCGCCCCACCTGGCTGGCGTGGACGCTCAACAAGCCGAGGGTTTCCGGACCCTGATGAAAGAAACCGAATCCCTGGAAACCGAGGTGCCGGTGAAAGCCATCCTGTCCCGGCAGCTGGCCCGGGCGGAGCTGGGCTTTGAGCCGGCACCCCATCAGGGCATGGGTCTGAGCGCCTACACCACCTTTACTTCACCGCTGCGCAAGTTCACGGACTTTTACGTGCACCGGCTGATCAAGGCCGCCCTGTGGGATACCCCCATGAAGCCACTGAATGCTGGCCAGTTGGAGCTGCTTCAGAACGCCCAGTTGCGGGCCCGGCAAGCGGCCAACAGCCTGGAGGCCTGGCTCAAGAGCGACTTCGCGAAAACCCTGGGCGAGACGCCCATGGCCGGCGTGATCAGCCGTACCGTGCCGGCTGGCTTCTTTGTGCGCCTGGACGCCAACGGACTGGAAGGCTTCGTCAGCTGCAAGGATCTGGAAGGCAAGTACAGCTTCGATCCGGTCACCCTGCGCCTGATCCACAACAAGAACGGCCGGATTTTCCAGCTGGAGCAACCGGTAACCGTGACCTTTGCCGGCGTGGACGAGGAGCGTCGACAGATCAATTTCAAACTGGTGGAAGCCCCGGACACCGGCTCACCGGAAGGTTCGGACAACGGTTGAAAAACCACTCGGGCAGGCGCATCGTAAACCTTAGACTATGATTGAGCACATGATCCGCTGAGGGAGATGCGCCATGCCCATCAGTCCTGACGAATTTCTGAGAAAGTACGGCTTCGACAAGGACGAGGAAGAGCGGGACCACAGCCTGCGCCATAACGCCATGGAGCACGCCCGGCACCTGCGCCGGCCCCACGCCGGAACGCCCCACGACTGGGAAGAGTGGGAGCGCTACAAGCGCGAACATCCGGATGAAGTGGAGGACGATTCCGACCGCTGAATCCGTTTCAGCGGCCCAGCATCCGTTCCAGACGCTCGTCCTTGGCCTGCCACTGTTCTGCCAGCCAGTTCTTCACATTCCGCCGGTGTTCCGCGTCGGTTGAATAGTCCCGGCCTTTGAGTTCGTCGGGAATGTCGTGGGTGTGAATTTCCATCTTCACTTCCCCCACCCGTCCACAGAGAAATTCCCAGAACGTCGGTGCGCCATCCGGGTAGGCAATCGTCACGTCCACCAGGGTCTGGATGGAATCACCCATGGCATCCAGCACGAAGGCCGCGCCGCCGGCCTTGGGCGTCAGCAGGTGCTGGTAGGGCGATTTCTGTTTGTCATGTTTAGCCTGGCTGAAGCGGGTGCCTTCCACGAAGTTCATCACGCTGACCGGCGTGTAGCGGAATTTCTCACAGGCCCGGCGGGTAGAGCGCAGGTCTTCGCCGCGCTTTTCCGGGTGCTTGATCAGGTATTCCCGGGTGTAGCGCTTCATGAACGGGAAATCCAGGCCCCACCAGGCCAGGCCAATCACCGGCACCCAGATCAGCTGCTGCTTGAGGAAGAATTTCAGGAACGGCGCCCGGCGGTTGAACACCCGCTGCATGGCGAAGATATCGACCCAGCTCTGGTGGTTGGCCAGTACCAGGTACCAGCTCTCACGTTTGAGCTTGTCGGCCCCCTGCACCTCCCACTTGGTGCCATGGGTCAGTTTCATCCAGCCGGTGTTGCAGGCGACCCAGGTTTCGGCGATGGCGATAATCACCTTGGTGCAGAGCACGCGGAAGCCGTGGATCGGGATGATCAGCTTCAGGATGGCCGGGATGTACAGCAGGACGCACCAGACCAGGGTATTGATTCCCAGCAGGATTGAGTTGATGACACCAATTACGGGAGCGGGCAGAAAGCTGAGCATGGCAATCCTGTTTTTTTGGTTATTGTTTCCAAATGGGGTGCAATCATATCAACCCGAGTCCGGATTGGGCAGTGGCCGTAAGTGACCGGTTTGCCCATTGAGTTGGACAGTTCTGCCATGGTTCTGGGCGGTGCAACTGACTTATTCTTGCCCGATCCGAGTCAGCCACGGTTATGGATCACTGCTTTTATGGACGCCCCCATGCCCAATCTCTTCAAATCCGCCGCCGGACGCGCCGCAGGCCTGTCCCGACAGGCGGCACTCTACGCCGGCAACGCCTTCGACCGGGTGTTCCGGGCTGCCAGCCTGGTCCAGGCCGGACAAACACCGTTTGAGACTCTGTTCACCGATGGTCTGGTGAGTCTGCGCTACTACCCGCCCCTGGCGGAGGATTTTATCGAGCTGGACGGCGAAACCATCCCCGTGGAACGCCAGGCCCACAAGACACCGATTGTGATTGTGCCTCCGCTGGCGGTGAACATGCTGATCTACGATCTGTTTCCTCAACGCAGTCTGGTGCGTTTCCTGCGGGCCAGGGGCTTTGAGGTATACCTGATCGACTGGGGCATTCCCACCCGGGAGCACAGTCACTACAACCTGCACACTTATGTGGCGGAGTTGCTGCCGGCCTACCTGAACCGGGTGCGCGAGCACAGTGGTGAGCAGGAGCTGTCGCTGCATGGCTGGAGCATGGGCGGCATGTTCACCCTGTTCTATTCGGCCCTGAGCAACGATCAGCACGTGCGCAATGCCATTGTGCTGGGCTCGCCCATCGACAGTCATGCTTCCGGCATCCTCGGGCTGCTGAACCAGCGACTGGCGGACGTGGCGGGGTTCATTCGTAAGCGCAGCGGGTTCCGCCTGCACAATGTGAAGCCGCACTGGTTCCACACACCAGGCTGGGCCAACACCATTGGCTTCAAGCTCACCAATCCGATTGCCAGTGTGATGAGCTACTGGGAGCTGATTATCCGGCTCGGTGATCGCGAGTTTGTCACCAACCATGCCACCACCTCGGCCTTCCTGGACCGTATGGTGGCGTACCCCGGCGGGGTGATTCAGGACACGGTGGTGCGGGTATGGATCGATAATCAGCTCTCGAAGGGCGAGATCCAGATTGGCGAGGACATTGCCAGGCTCGACAATGTGAGTGCCAACTTACTGGCTATTGCCGGCCGCGAGGACACGCTGGTGACCGAAGGCGCGGCCAAGCGGGTGATGGATCATGTGAGTTCCACCGACAAGACGTTTCGGGTGGTGCCGGGTGGGCACATGGGGATTCTGGCGGGGAGCAAGGCGCCGCGGGAGAGCTGGCTGGCAATGGCTGAGTGGTTGGCGGAGCGGTCGGACTGATTGTTTCGGTTTGGAGCATGCCGGCGGGAGTTGGGGTGTGCCTTCCAAAACACGCTCCTTGCGGCACGTCCATGTGACGCTTGACTGTCGCCATCCCTGGCGACAGACAGTTTTGGAAGGCGCACCCCAACGCCCGCCTCCGCTGGCTTCAGAGGTTTTTCAGGGTCGACTTTAGTTCTGACAGGCTGTTGATCACCGCCGAGGGCTGGATTCCCCAGTCCTCGAAAACCTTGTCCGGATCCCTTTTGACCCAGACGGCCAGCAACCCCGCTGCCCGCGCCCCGATCACATCCCAGGCGTTGCTCGATACCAGGCACAGTGGCTTGTCCCAGGCCCCGGTGGCTCTGCGGGCGTGGGTGTAGACGGCCGGATCGGGTTTGAAGCTTTTGATGTCGTCTACCGAGACCAGACCATCGAACTGGTCCAGCAACTGGTTGTGACCGAGCACCTTCTCCAGCGCCGGATAGCTGCCGTTTGAGAAGGCGAACAGCGAATAGTCTCCTTTGAGGCTTTTCAGTGCCGGCAGGGCATCGTCGAACGCGGGCAGCGACAGGTAGGCGGCCATAAGGGCGTTTTCACGCTCCTCAGCCAGGGGCAGCTTGTGGGTCGCCATGGCGTAGCGCAGAGCCTGTCGGGTGCAGGCGCCGAAGTCTTCGTAGACTTTCATCAGGCCTTTCCGGAACGAGAACTCCAGCTGTTTTTCCCGCCAGAGGGCGGCCACTGCCTCGGCCCGGTCGCCAGCGTCTTCCGCCAGCAGGCGGGACATCCCCATGGGGTCCACCAGGGTGCCGTAAACGTCGAACGCGAGGGTCGGGGTCATTGTGCGGGCTCCTCATCCGGTAGCGGTTATGCTGTCGTATCTGAAGGACACTAGCGGATTTTGAACGATCGCTCAATCGGAGCACCCCAAACAGTATGATCATTCAGAGGAGCCCCGTGGACCGGCCAATCATAACGATTTTCCGAACACTCGCTGTCACCCTTGCCCTGGCTACCACCACAGCCTGCGCAACCGGTGGAAACCTGTACCGCCCAGGGCCATCAATGCTTTCTGCCGGGCCGGTGGAGGACTTTGATCGGTACGTGCAATCGGTGCGGGCTCACGTTGCCACCAATCTTGTACCCGTGAGCGGCTTTGAGCGCGAGCAGCAGGTGGAATGGAACCTGCCGTTCCGGCGGACGCCGGCGGCTGGTTGCCCATCCGGCGACCGCACAGGTCTGCTGCTGGTGCATGGCCTGAGTGATTCACCATTCGTGTTCCGGGATCTGGCCGAGTATCTGGCCGCGCATTGCGTGGAGGTCCGCTCGCTCTTGCTGCAGGGTCACGGCACGCGGCCCGGCGATATGGTGACTGCCAGCGCCGAGGTCTGGCGGGCGCAGGTGCGCGATCACTTCACTGCCCTGTCACAGGAGGTGGACCGGGCCTTCATTGGCGGGTTTTCCCTGGGCGGTGCACTGGCGACTGATTACGCCCTGGCCGACAGCGGGCCCCGGCCGGCGGGACTGATCGCCGTGGCGCCCGCCTGGCAGCTCAATGGCCTGCGGGATTACCTCTGGCTGGCGCCCATTGCCGATGCGTTCGGCGACTTTTTGGAGAAGGAGCCGGAGCTCAATCCCGTGAAGTACGAGTCGTTTTCCTTTAACGCCGGCAGTCAGCTCGATACGGTCATGTCGGCGGTGCAGAAGCGGATGTCAGAGTCACGCTCGCTGGAGATGCCGCTGTTCCTGGCGGCCACGGAGGCGGATTCGGTGATCAACCTGGAATACCTGGTCAGCCGGTTCCGGGAGCGTTTCACCCACCCGGCCAATACCATGATAATTTTCCGGGATACGCGGAATCCCTGGCCGGAAGCGATGGCGGACGATCGCATCCAGTTCCTGAACAGCTATCTGCCCGAGGCCAACATTCTCGAGTTTTCCCACCAGTCTCTGCTGATTTCGCCAGACAACGAGCTCTATGGTCTGGGCGCTCCACTGCAGCGCTGCCTGGAACCCAACAATCTGTCCCTGGAGGCGTGTCGGGAGTTGCCGGAGGAAGAGCTATGGTTCAGCGCCTGGCACGACACTGAGCGGCCGGTGTTCACCAGCCGGCTGACCTACAATCCCTGTTTCTCGGAATTGGCCGGGGGCATGCTGGCCTTTCTGAAGGCGAACGGGGCGGCGACTACGGCGCCGTAGCGGTTTACCGGATGGCGGGTTAGACTGCCATTCATGAACCCGATTGATACATTGAACCTGGATTTTCGCGCCCTCACCACCTTTCTGGCGGTGCTGGATGAGGGCAGCGTGTCGCGCGCCGCAGTCAGGCTGGGCGTGACCCAGTCGGCGGTCAGCCACACCCTGGAGCGCCTGCGCCAGGCCTTGGGCGACCCGTTGTTCGTAAAGTCCGGGCGCGGCATTGTGCCCACCCGTTACGCGCTTCAGGCCGGCCCCCATGTGCGCCAGATCCTGGACGATCTGCAGTCCCTGTCCGCGGGCCCGCCGTTCAGTCCGGCCACGGCGGAATTCACGTTCACCATCGCCGCCAATGACTACCAGCGGGATCTGTTGCTGCCCGGGCTGGTGCGCACCCTGCGCCGGGAAGCCCCGGGCATCCGCCTGCAGGTGATTCCGTCAGGGATTCCGCGGGCGGATCTGTTGCGCAAGGATGTCTGCGATCTGGTGATCTCCCCCCACGCCCCGGAAGCCACGGACATCATGCAGCGCGGTCTGATGGCTGATCGCATGGTGGTGTTCTACGATCCCGAACACCGGAACCCGCCAGCGGATCTGCCGGAATACCTGAAGGCAGACCACATTGCCCTGCTGTTTGCCACCGGTGAGAAGCCGACCGTGGAAACCGCCATGGAGGCCCGGGGCATGGTGCGTCGCAATGTGGTGACGGTGTCGAACTTCTCGGGGCTGCCGGAGTTTCTGCGCGGTTCCGATATGCTGGCCACGGCCCCGGAGGGTATGAGTCAGCACCTGCTACGGGATTTTGCCTGGGTGCCCCTACCCTTTGATTTCAAGCCTTTTACCCTGCTGATGCTGTGGCATCGCCGCAATCAGAATGACCCGGCCCACAAGTGGCTACGCAATCAGGTGAATGCGGTGGCGGCGGGGCTTAATGCCCTGAAGCATTAATCAATTAGTTTTGCTCATAGGTTGTATGAGCTTTCTTGCCGTTATCTTCTTCGCACTCCTGCCCTAGACTGCCTCTACTCCCCTATCGGCCGGGTCGGGTAGCGCTCTCCAAAACACGCTACAAGCACATCCATGTGCGCTTGTTTCGGGCCATCCATGGCCCTCTACAGTTTTGGAGAGCGCTACCCGACCCGACCTGTTGAACTCTTGCGATAACAACGCATCAGGAAACCCATGCTGACTTTGACCAGTGTCTGGACAACCGTATTACTTGCCGCCGCCGTGGCTCTGGGGCCGCTGGCGACGGACATGTATTTGCCGGCACTGCCACAGATCGGTTCCGACTTTACAACCGGCGTTGATCAAGTGCAGCTGACGCTCAGCCTGTACATGGTTGGGTTTGCCATCGCCCAGTTGATCTGCGGGCCCCTGGCCGACCGGTTCGGGCGCAAGCCGGTCATGATCGGCGGGTTTGTGCTGTTTGCCATGGCCAGCATTGGTTGTGCCCTGGCCACCAATATTGAAACCCTGATCCTGTGCCGGTTCCTGCAGGCCCTGGGCGGATCGGCCGGGCCGGTTCTGGGTCGGGCGGCGATCCGGGACATTTATACCCCACGCGAGGCAGCAAAGATTCTGGCGATCCTGGCCAGTATCATGGCCCTGGCACCGGCGGTGGCGCCGACCATTGGCGGCCTGCTGACCGCCAACCTGGGCTGGGCCTCGGTGTTTCTGGCATTGGGTGGTTACGCGCTGGTGATGGCGGTGGTGGTGGCCTTCGGGATCCCCGAGCCCATGCGCCCGGAGCATCGCCAGTCCCTGAAGCTTTGCAGCTTGCTGCGGAATTACCGGACCATCGCCAGCGACGTCAGCTTCCTGGGCTATACCCTGACCAACGCGCTGATTTTCTCGGGACTGTTCGCGTTCCTGTCCGGGTCGTCGTTCGTGCTCATCGACTTCCTGGGCGTGCCCACCGAGCAGTTCGGGCTGTACTTTGCCTGCATGGTGGCCGGCTACATTACCGGCAACCTGACAGCGGTGCGCCTGGGCAGCCGCCTGGTGCCGGACCAGATCCTTTTACGCGGGCTGATCATCGCGGTAGCAGGCGGCAGCCTGATGGCGGTGCTGGCCGTCAGCGAGGTGTACAACGTCTGGGCGGTGATCCTGCCCCAGGCGCTGTTCATGATCGGCACCGGCATGGTGCTGCCCCAGACCATGGCCGGCGCCTTGGCCAACTTCCCGACCATGGCCGGCTCCGCCTCGGCCCTGTTCGGCTTCACCCAGATGGCCATCGCAGCCATTGCCGGCATGCTCGTCGGCCACCTGCACGACGGCACTTCTCTGGTCATGGCCACCATCATCGCCGCCTGCGCGGCCTTTGCAATGGCTTGTTATCTGCTGCTGGTTCAGCGGTTTCCGGCCAAGGGATTTGAAACCCAGGAAAGTCTCCGTTCGCTCGCAGAAAACTGAGGGCTTCGAATTTCCCAGAGACTGTGGGGGCAGGTGGTGGATGGCTCGCGAAAACTGTCTGTCGCCATGGATGGCGACAGCCAAGCGTCACAGGGATGTGCCGCAAGGAGCGTGTTTTCGAGAGCCATCCACCAGCTGACCTTTCCCCGAAGCCCGAATGCAAAATCATCCAAAGTGGTCTACACAGAGTACGTAAGACTCTCACCCAGACACCAAGGAGCACATCATGAGCAGCGTCACCCTGGACGGCAACCCCCTGGAACTGAGCGGTAAGTTCCCGCAAAAGGGCGACAATGCGCCGCCCTTTACCCTGACCAACAGCGGCCTGGAAGAAGTGAAGCTGGACAACTGGGCCGGCAAGCGCAAGATCCTGAACATCATCCCAAGCATCGATACCGGCGTCTGCGCCGCCTCCACCCGCAAGTTCAACGAAAAGGCCGGCAATCTGGACAACACCGTTGTGCTGGTCGTCTCCGCCGACCTGCCATTCGCCGCCGCCCGGTTCTGCGGCGCCGAAGGCCTGAAGAACGTGGAAACCCTCTCCACCTTCCGGAACTACAGCTTCCAGCAGGACTACGGCGTGGCCATCCAGAACGGCCCCCTGGCCGGCCTCTGCGCCCGGGCGGTGGTGGTACTGGATGAAAACAACAAGGTCCTGCACAGCCAGCTGGTCGACGAGATCAAGAACGAGCCGGATTACGACGCGGCCTTGAAGGCGTTGTAAAGCCGGCAATCAATGATCCGGCCGGCGGCCGTATCGCCGGAGTTCGGGCGAAGCAGCCGGCACGGCTTTCCAAGACTGTGCATTGCCAGGGATGGCAATGCCAAGCCCCCATGGACGGGTTCACGGCGTGTCTTGGAAAGCCGTGCCGGCTGCTTTGCTAACTCCCGGGCCCGGACCTGTTAGAATTCCCTTCCAAAAAACCGAAGGCCCCCAAAACCCCGTGCAGACCACCACCCAGAACCGATCGCTGGCCCGCCACCTCTACAGCATGACCTGGCCCATGCTCTTTG
The nucleotide sequence above comes from Marinobacter gudaonensis. Encoded proteins:
- a CDS encoding ribonuclease R family protein; this encodes MLNADALSQLRQLKSDIKENKVVFPGTVKATNGRFGFVALDEGRDVFLPPEEMQKVLPGDRVNVTEQEVEKGKTQGVVDELLETRLNTFVGRYLVKGKGHFVVPETPGINRWIFIPPKERMNAQQDDYIYCQIHRHPIKDGKGQARVLRVIGKAGEPGIERAFTLATFDLADSWPEPVRKQADALTESDLTSREAGREDRTDRPYVTIDSPGTQDMDDALLAEPNATGWTLSIAIADPTAVIEPGSPAEQEAFNRATAIYFPGEPLPMLPDSLSTRLCSLMPEVRRLALVCDLQVNNDGSLGDYRFHQAVIQSKGKLSYELVSNLIEGREDDEIKALPEPVANSLDQLHQAATALRKWRAEHALLSADRPEFRLRLDENKRIRLIEPSVQNEAHRLVEECMVAANRCAADFLTGQASGLFIQHPGLRDDRADNIRALLEAHAPHLAGVDAQQAEGFRTLMKETESLETEVPVKAILSRQLARAELGFEPAPHQGMGLSAYTTFTSPLRKFTDFYVHRLIKAALWDTPMKPLNAGQLELLQNAQLRARQAANSLEAWLKSDFAKTLGETPMAGVISRTVPAGFFVRLDANGLEGFVSCKDLEGKYSFDPVTLRLIHNKNGRIFQLEQPVTVTFAGVDEERRQINFKLVEAPDTGSPEGSDNG
- a CDS encoding alpha/beta fold hydrolase, with product MPNLFKSAAGRAAGLSRQAALYAGNAFDRVFRAASLVQAGQTPFETLFTDGLVSLRYYPPLAEDFIELDGETIPVERQAHKTPIVIVPPLAVNMLIYDLFPQRSLVRFLRARGFEVYLIDWGIPTREHSHYNLHTYVAELLPAYLNRVREHSGEQELSLHGWSMGGMFTLFYSALSNDQHVRNAIVLGSPIDSHASGILGLLNQRLADVAGFIRKRSGFRLHNVKPHWFHTPGWANTIGFKLTNPIASVMSYWELIIRLGDREFVTNHATTSAFLDRMVAYPGGVIQDTVVRVWIDNQLSKGEIQIGEDIARLDNVSANLLAIAGREDTLVTEGAAKRVMDHVSSTDKTFRVVPGGHMGILAGSKAPRESWLAMAEWLAERSD
- a CDS encoding GGDEF domain-containing protein: MSLKTRILGLAASLIIVASVASWLAYRELSEDIIERWGQQVAEIQVRYDSARLLQSLEREIGLAKQMARSSALVEWAQNPDDASLKNTAIQQMESFRASFRDNSYFVALVANGHYYYNNAANEYAGKQFRYVLDPEKPDDAWFFQLIEEGRDFHLNVNPDTELGVTKLWIDVLMRNQEGTIVGMVGTGLNLDSFLQDIVDIGQEGITTLFVDYNGAIQLYRDRNYIDFASIIKPEGQKNTVDLLFDDPQDKQQILGMLQLLKKRSTEAGHVESGFVTVDGRKHLAGVAFLPAIGWFEITLLDLNTLLPQSYLWPLVAVFLAALLVTLVVFHLIIQSRILKPIMGLERAVEKVREGSFDLPRLDKPDNEIGWLADHFEKMTQTLGQSTRELEAKVAQRTEELNRLARIDPLTGLKNRRGLDEILDEEIQRAQRQGTGFGIIWLDIDHFKSVNDELGHQAGDQILCRVALWLKAGVRPYDHPGRWGGDEFVVVLSPCDQDTLASIARRIHASVEQESRKTGTAVTVSIGGYFCAPDDTMDNILRNADRALYRAKANGRNQVCIDASGDARAGAES
- a CDS encoding haloacid dehalogenase type II, whose translation is MTPTLAFDVYGTLVDPMGMSRLLAEDAGDRAEAVAALWREKQLEFSFRKGLMKVYEDFGACTRQALRYAMATHKLPLAEERENALMAAYLSLPAFDDALPALKSLKGDYSLFAFSNGSYPALEKVLGHNQLLDQFDGLVSVDDIKSFKPDPAVYTHARRATGAWDKPLCLVSSNAWDVIGARAAGLLAVWVKRDPDKVFEDWGIQPSAVINSLSELKSTLKNL
- a CDS encoding Fe2+-dependent dioxygenase, encoding MILCISDILNHEQLTRVRAALDDGHFEDGRKTAGWHARLVKNNEQMAMASDTARALRTEVEKALTSHPLFQMAVRPAKMTPLLFSRYRDGMTYGNHVDDPVMGRGEGRLRTDISFTLFLDDTDSYDGGELVTDTTAGEQSYKLPAGAAVIYPSSTLHRVQPVTRGQRRVAIGWIQSTIRDPAQREVLFDIDTARRQLFEREGKTAEFDLLTKSLANLQRFWAEI
- a CDS encoding acyltransferase gives rise to the protein MLSFLPAPVIGVINSILLGINTLVWCVLLYIPAILKLIIPIHGFRVLCTKVIIAIAETWVACNTGWMKLTHGTKWEVQGADKLKRESWYLVLANHQSWVDIFAMQRVFNRRAPFLKFFLKQQLIWVPVIGLAWWGLDFPFMKRYTREYLIKHPEKRGEDLRSTRRACEKFRYTPVSVMNFVEGTRFSQAKHDKQKSPYQHLLTPKAGGAAFVLDAMGDSIQTLVDVTIAYPDGAPTFWEFLCGRVGEVKMEIHTHDIPDELKGRDYSTDAEHRRNVKNWLAEQWQAKDERLERMLGR